Genomic DNA from Polycladomyces subterraneus:
CTGTCTCCATATTTGCCGGTATGATCGGGCAACGATGGCTTCGGCGCCCGGCCGTTGCGAGACATGTCAACAAGGTGAAGGCGGCCCTGTTCGCCATTTTGGGAATCCGGCTCGCCCTGATGGAGCGTTGAAGACGTTTCCCTCTCAGTCAGATGTCTTCATATTTGAAGCCATCATTCCCATTCCAGGGCATCCGGGCAGTTGAAGGATACGCGACTCATTCATATGCTCGGGGCCCTTCGCTCCGTTTCCACCAGTAAAGAAGCCTCTTAAGAGATAAGATTGACATTGCCGCGCTTCGCCGCATAAAGTGGGCTCCGATTCATTTGGCCCAGTATTGCTAAACATTAAACCGATAGCCGGCTCCCCAAATCGTTTCAATATATTGTGGGTTGGAAGGATCCATCTCAATTTTTTCTCGTAATTTCCTGATATGAACGGTTACGGTAGCTACATCACCTTTCGCATCCAGTCCCCATATTCTTTCAAATAAGTGTTCTTTACTAAATACACGATTGGGATTTTCAGCTAAAAAAACCAATAAATCAAATTCCCTGGTAGTCACTTTTACTTCTTTGTCATTGACAAAGACCCTGCGTGAAGCTTTATTGATATAAAGTCCTCTGATTCGAATCTCATCTCCTTTTTTTGCCTCTCTGGCTCCAGTTAACCGCTCATATCGTGAAAGATGAGATTTCACTCTTGCCACTAACTCACCAGGACTAAACGGTTTTACAATATAATCATCTGCCCCCAGACCAAGACCTCTGATTTTATCAATGTCCTCTTTTTTGGCTGTTACCATCAATATGGGAATGTTTTTATGGTCCCGTACTTGTTTACATATTTCAAACCCATCCAATTCGGGCAGCATCACATCCAAAATCAATAAATCATAGGGAGTTTGAAGTGCTCGCTGTAACCCTTTTTTCCCTGAGCATTCAATGTCCACATCAAAACCATTGATTTCCAGATAATCTTTCTCCAGCTCCGCAATGCTTGCTTCATCTTCAATGATCAGGATCCTTTTCAAAACTACCACCCTTTGTTCTTTTCGATGCTTTTTGTAGTGTAAAAGA
This window encodes:
- a CDS encoding response regulator transcription factor; this encodes MVVLKRILIIEDEASIAELEKDYLEINGFDVDIECSGKKGLQRALQTPYDLLILDVMLPELDGFEICKQVRDHKNIPILMVTAKKEDIDKIRGLGLGADDYIVKPFSPGELVARVKSHLSRYERLTGAREAKKGDEIRIRGLYINKASRRVFVNDKEVKVTTREFDLLVFLAENPNRVFSKEHLFERIWGLDAKGDVATVTVHIRKLREKIEMDPSNPQYIETIWGAGYRFNV